Proteins encoded in a region of the Sugiyamaella lignohabitans strain CBS 10342 chromosome B, complete sequence genome:
- the BAT1 gene encoding branched-chain-amino-acid transaminase BAT1 (Mitochondrial branched-chain amino acid (BCAA) aminotransferase; preferentially involved in BCAA biosynthesis; homolog of murine ECA39; highly expressed during logarithmic phase and repressed during stationary phase; BAT1 has a paralog, BAT2, that arose from the whole genome duplication; GO_component: GO:0005759 - mitochondrial matrix [Evidence IEA]; GO_component: GO:0005759 - mitochondrial matrix [Evidence IDA] [PMID 8798704]; GO_component: GO:0005739 - mitochondrion [Evidence IEA]; GO_component: GO:0005739 - mitochondrion [Evidence IDA] [PMID 16823961]; GO_function: GO:0052656 - L-isoleucine transaminase activity [Evidence IEA]; GO_function: GO:0052654 - L-leucine transaminase activity [Evidence IEA]; GO_function: GO:0052655 - L-valine transaminase activity [Evidence IEA]; GO_function: GO:0004084 - branched-chain-amino-acid transaminase activity [Evidence IEA,IEA]; GO_function: GO:0004084 - branched-chain-amino-acid transaminase activity [Evidence IDA] [PMID 8798704]; GO_function: GO:0003824 - catalytic activity [Evidence IEA]; GO_function: GO:0008483 - transaminase activity [Evidence IEA]; GO_function: GO:0016740 - transferase activity [Evidence IEA]; GO_process: GO:0019509 - L-methionine salvage from methylthioadenosine [Evidence IEA]; GO_process: GO:0009082 - branched-chain amino acid biosynthetic process [Evidence IEA]; GO_process: GO:0009082 - branched-chain amino acid biosynthetic process [Evidence IDA,IMP] [PMID 8798704]; GO_process: GO:0009083 - branched-chain amino acid catabolic process [Evidence IMP] [PMID 8702755]; GO_process: GO:0009081 - branched-chain amino acid metabolic process [Evidence IEA]; GO_process: GO:0008652 - cellular amino acid biosynthetic process [Evidence IEA]; GO_process: GO:0009097 - isoleucine biosynthetic process [Evidence IEA]; GO_process: GO:0009098 - leucine biosynthetic process [Evidence IEA]; GO_process: GO:0008152 - metabolic process [Evidence IEA]; GO_process: GO:0009099 - valine biosynthetic process [Evidence IEA]) — protein MTVTYSELSAKGLVIEKHPNPTQFENHSDLPSSRATDYLLEVTWTIDQGWGTPSLHPYGPLSLDPASSVLHYATTCFEGMKAYRSFDGKKVTLFRPLDNINRLNDSCARASLPQLEPNAALALLEKFVEMEARFIAPGSFIYLRPMVMGTNAHLGLTTPTEAKFLIMASMMPKLNAAPLKLCSSPPDQIRAWKGGFGYAKLGANYGPTLKANNEAIKNGFSQVLWLMGEEGIVTEAGGANFFAVIKNEKTGKDEIMTCPLTTGVILPGVTRRSVLELLRNKYTSEGVEVNEKEFTISDIEKASDEGRLVEAFAVGTAYFIAPVQTIRTPAGKDISVPMSIGTSGDYAHYIKETLSQIMWSKVEHPWSHPVASAQ, from the coding sequence atgaCTGTCACTTACTCTGAACTTTCTGCCAAGGGACTTGTGATTGAAAAACACCCCAATCCAACCCAGTTCGAGAACCACTCGGACCTCCCCTCGTCTCGTGCCACTGATTATCTCTTGGAAGTTACGTGGACCATTGATCAAGGATGGGGTActccttctcttcatcCTTATGGCCCATTATCTTTGGACCCCGCTTCATCAGTTCTTCACTATGCCACCACCTGTTTTGAAGGTATGAAAGCTTACAGAAGCTTTGATGGCAAGAAGGTCACACTTTTCAGACCTTTGGACAACATTAACAGATTAAACGACTCTTGTGCTAGAGCCAGTTTGCCTCAACTAGAACCCAatgctgctcttgctctttTGGAGAAGTTCGTTGAGATGGAAGCTCGTTTCATTGCTCCTGGTTCATTCATTTACCTTCGTCCCATGGTCATGGGAACCAATGCCCACTTGGGTCTGACCACTCCTACTGAAGCCAAATTCTTGATTATGGCTTCCATGATGCCCAAACTTAATGCTGCTCCCTTGAAGCTGTGCTCTTCCCCACCAGATCAAATCAGAGCTTGGAAGGGTGGTTTCGGTTACGCCAAGTTAGGTGCCAACTATGGCCCAACTTTGAAGGCCAACAACGAAGCCATTAAGAACGGTTTTAGTCAAGTACTATGGCTTATGGGTGAAGAGGGTATTGTTACTGAGGCAGGTGGTGCTAACTTCTTTGCCGTCATTAAGAACGAGAAGACTGGAAAGGACGAGATTATGACATGTCCCCTCACCACCGGAGTCATTCTCCCTGGTGTCACTCGTAGATCGGTTCTCGAGCTTCTCAGAAACAAGTATACTTCTGAAGGTGTTGAGGTCAACGAAAAGGAGTTCACCATCTCTGACATTGAGAAGGCTTCTGACGAAGGTAGACTTGTTGAGGCCTTTGCTGTTGGTACTGCTTATTTCATTGCTCCTGTTCAAACCATCCGCACTCCCGCCGGTAAGGACATCTCAGTTCCTATGAGTATCGGAACTAGTGGTGATTATGCTCATTATATCAAGGAGACTCTTTCTCAAATCATGTGGAGCAAGGTTGAGCACCCCTGGAGCCACCCTGTTGCCTCTGCTCAGTAG